One Miscanthus floridulus cultivar M001 chromosome 11, ASM1932011v1, whole genome shotgun sequence DNA window includes the following coding sequences:
- the LOC136493585 gene encoding protein ALTERED PHOSPHATE STARVATION RESPONSE 1-like, producing the protein MGCKGSKLDDQEAVALCRARADLLAAAVRHRYALADAHAALADSIESVAAPLHRLLRLQAESPGLTLPSARKGGGGAPANRPPRSFDPSSAHGHSSHLQFGASPGSEPAASPADSPPRRVPEQLQHPHYAAYGYDYAAQPAYASYPAPAGSLQFYYARSRPPLASVAVTQRAPGPPERVVRFGSFDAAGGYPQHYAYSAQRAPVPPPAALQRTAPPSPPKASSWDFLNVFEKYDSYEYDSYYYDSATAATAAAAPYTPSRSSREVREEEGIPDLEDDDEEDGVVVKEVAGQYTAPGSGGARSRRSSLGGVSSIAELDQPENVVAHKDVIGELRRRQTTAHGNVSVHAPPPPARRLVDNASVAGEIKAQLVRTAEAARQLAPMLEVGRPSYQGRSSVYQSSSKMMSAISVPHLGCKDMDVLDVGVVGKMVDTRSLSYALEKLYFWERKLYGEVKAEEKMRLLIAKNSKRLKLLDQKGAEPQKIDATRNLLRKLSTKIRIAVRVIAKISRKINKLRDEELWPQVNTLIQGFVLMWQDKLDCYHSQCQVISEAKNFTSVLSGGNGQDLVLELEVELIKWIISFSSWVNSQRNFVKALNGWLALCLNYEPEDNTTGVPSYSPGSIGAPLVFVTCNKWSQAMDRISEKDVVNAMQALVSSVRHQWEQQHLEQSEQIISIREREKWIKILERKTQEINKEADELNRKLALIPSQQRLHVPRTVQLYEAHCVEASNLHINLRLVLEASENFAANSLQAFQDVSKSAEGTRLPRDNVRREHRSSSNRSSNYKTSS; encoded by the exons ATGGGGTGCAAGGGGTCCAAGCTCGACGACCAGGAGGCCGTCGCGctctgccgcgcccgcgccgacCTGCTCGCCGCGGCCGTCCGCCACCGCTACGCGCTCGCCGACGCGCACGCGGCGCTCGCGGACTCCATCGAGTCGGTCGCCGCGCCGCTGCaccgcctcctccgcctgcagGCCGAGTCGCCGGGGCTCACGCTGCCCTCCGCGCGCAAGGGCGGTGGTGGCGCGCCCGCGAACCGGCCGCCGCGCTCCTTCGACCCGTCGTCTGCCCACGGCCATTCCTCGCACCTCCAGTTCGGCGCGTCGCCCGGATCCGAGCCGGCGGCGTCGCCGGCCGACTCGCCTCCGCGCCGCGTCCCCGAGCAGCTGCAGCACCCGCATTACGCCGCGTACGGGTACGACTACGCGGCGCAGCCCGCGTACGCGTCGTACCCGGCGCCGGCGGGTTCGTTGCAGTTCTATTACGCTCGCAGCCGCCCGCCCCTCGCTTCCGTCGCCGTCACGCAGCGCGCGCCGGGGCCGCCGGAGCGCGTGGTGCGCTTCGGCTCCTTCGACGCGGCGGGCGGCTACCCGCAGCACTACGCCTACAGCGCCCAGCGGGCCCCGGTCCCGCCTCCGGCAGCGCTGCAGCGGACGGCTCCGCCTTCGCCGCCGAAGGCGAGCTCGTGGGACTTCCTCAACGTATTCGAGAAATACGACTCGTACGAATACGACAGCTACTACTACGACTCCGCCACCGCAGCTACTGCCGCCGCGGCGCCGTACACGCCGAGCCGGAGCTCGCGGGAGGTGCGCGAGGAGGAGGGCATCCCGGAcctggaggacgacgacgaggaagaCGGCGTGGTCGTGAAAGAGGTGGCCGGGCAGTACACAGCGCCTGGGAGTGGCGGTGCCCGCAGCCGGCGCAGCTCGCTCGGCGGTGTCAGCAGCATCGCCGAGCTCGACCAGCCGGAGAATGTTGTCGCCCATAAGGACGTCATCGGCGAGTTACGGCGAAGGCAAACAACAGCACATGGTAATGTGTCGGTGCACGCTCCACCACCTCCCGCGCGGAGGCTCGTCGACAATGCGAGTGTAGCTGGCGAAATCAAGGCACAGCTTGTCCGCACGGCCGAGGCGGCTAGGCAGCTCGCGCCGATGCTCGAAGTCGGGAGGCCAAGCTACCAAGGCCGCAGCTCAGTCTACCAAT CTTCCTCAAAGATGATGTCGGCTATCTCCGTGCCTCATTTGGGGTGCAAAGACATGGACGTGTTGGACGTCGGAGTGGTAGGGAAGATGGTGGACACGCGGAGCCTATCCTACGCACTTGAGAAGCTCTATTTCTGGGAGAGGAAGCTGTATGGTGAGGTCAAG GCTGAGGAGAAGATGCGCTTACTTATTGCCAAGAACTCCAAGCGACTAAAATTATTAGATCAAAAGGGTGCAGAGCCTCAAAAGATTGATGCAACTCGAAATTTGCTGAGGAAGCTTTCAACAAAGATAAGGATAGCTGTGCGCGTTATAGCCAAGATTTCAAGAAAAATAAACAAATTAAGGGATGAGGAATTGTGGCCGCAAGTTAACACTTTGATCCAAGG GTTTGTATTAATGTGGCAAGATAAATTGGACTGTTACCATAGTCAGTGTCAAGTGATATCAGAAGCCAAAAACTTTACTTCAGTTTTGTCAGGTGGAAATGGCCAGGatttggtgttggagcttgaggtAGAGCTGATTAAATGGATCATCAGTTTTTCCTCTTGGGTGAATTCACAAAGAAACTTTGTAAAGGCACTGAATGGATGGCTAGCACTCTGTCTTAACTACGAGCCTGAGGATAACACTACTGGAGTTCCATCTTATTCACCAGGAAGCATAGGTGCTCCATTGGTTTTTGTTACCTGCAACAAATGGTCTCAAGCCATGGATCGGATTTCTGAGAAGGATGTGGTTAACGCCATGCAAGCTCTTGTGTCTAGCGTGCGGCACCAGTGGGAGCAGCAGCATCTTGAGCAAAGCGAACAAATAATCTCGATTCGAGAAAGGGAAAAATGGATCAAGATTTTGGAGAGGAAGACCCAGGAGATTAATAAAGAGGCAGATGAACTAAACAGGAAGCTGGCGTTAATACCAAGCCAGCAGAGACTGCATGTGCCTCGGACCGTACAACTGTACGAGGCGCATTGTGTTGAGGCAAGTAACTTGCACATAAATCTGAGGCTGGTTCTTGAAGCTTCTGAGAACTTTGCTGCCAATTCACTGCAAGCTTTCCAGGATGTGTCAAAAAGTGCTGAAGGGACAAGGCTGCCAAGAGATAATGTGAGGAGAGAGCACCGTAGTAGTTCGAATAGAAGTTCAAACTATAAAACCAGCTCGTAA